Proteins co-encoded in one Cupriavidus nantongensis genomic window:
- a CDS encoding Arm DNA-binding domain-containing protein produces the protein MSTTNASHATLSKRPVLAKLIKLPGRYTDAAFPALGLQVSPKGKAVWFVRFKPEIGGEYRRTLGSAATKADDSGTLDYAQARAVALERMNEANSTCTRGARSDTLADVWALFLSSRRTKRGAPLSAATKADYDKWYRIALRPVHKWVLAESSVGQWVEFLNGVKTKHGAAKALYMSNIISAVYSFLMGLDRLDYNPMTKVRLSRLFVAPRPKSSHLLTAV, from the coding sequence ATGAGCACCACCAACGCAAGCCACGCGACGCTGTCTAAGCGCCCAGTACTGGCCAAACTGATCAAACTTCCAGGGCGATACACAGACGCGGCATTTCCGGCCCTAGGGCTACAGGTATCGCCCAAGGGCAAGGCCGTCTGGTTTGTCCGGTTCAAGCCCGAGATAGGCGGCGAGTACAGGCGAACGTTAGGAAGCGCCGCGACCAAGGCGGACGACTCAGGAACACTCGATTACGCCCAGGCCAGGGCCGTGGCCTTGGAGCGGATGAACGAGGCCAACAGCACGTGTACGCGCGGCGCCCGGAGCGATACCCTGGCGGACGTGTGGGCGCTTTTCCTGTCCAGCCGCAGGACGAAGAGGGGAGCGCCCCTCAGTGCCGCGACCAAGGCTGACTATGACAAGTGGTATCGCATCGCGCTGCGGCCAGTTCACAAGTGGGTGCTTGCCGAGTCGTCCGTGGGCCAGTGGGTCGAATTTCTGAACGGGGTCAAGACCAAGCACGGCGCGGCAAAGGCCCTCTACATGTCCAACATCATCTCTGCCGTGTACAGCTTTCTGATGGGCTTGGATCGGCTCGACTACAACCCGATGACCAAGGTGCGTCTGTCTCGGCTGTTCGTTGCGCCGCGCCCTAAGTCTTCCCATCTGTTGACGGCGGTGTAA
- a CDS encoding APH(3')-II family aminoglycoside O-phosphotransferase encodes MRIPSKWREPFRQASIERQSIGESGADVFRIRLHDGKELFLKSEPLGSLSELPDEIARLRWLNRLGLPAPSVLDTTTEANRHWLLMTALPGRDLASATDLSPPQVIGIIATALRALHRLPIAECPFDHRLEPRIAAAKDRVSAGLVDETDFDENRLGRTATDLFKELLSSRPQGPHDLVVAHGDACLPNFMADAGQFTGFVDCGRLGISDRFQDLALAARSIERNLGPDWVAPFFREYGVVPDERRLAFYCLLDEFF; translated from the coding sequence ATGCGTATTCCGAGCAAATGGCGCGAGCCGTTCAGACAAGCGTCGATCGAACGCCAGAGCATAGGCGAATCAGGCGCTGACGTATTCCGCATCCGCCTCCATGACGGAAAGGAACTGTTTCTGAAGTCCGAGCCGCTGGGCTCGCTCAGTGAGCTTCCCGACGAGATTGCCCGTCTTCGCTGGCTGAATCGGCTTGGCCTGCCCGCGCCGTCGGTTCTCGACACGACGACGGAAGCGAACCGCCACTGGCTGCTCATGACTGCGCTGCCGGGGCGGGACCTGGCCAGCGCCACCGACCTGTCGCCGCCGCAAGTCATCGGTATCATCGCGACGGCATTGCGCGCGCTGCATCGGCTGCCCATTGCAGAATGTCCCTTCGACCACCGTCTGGAGCCGCGCATAGCGGCCGCCAAAGACCGCGTGAGTGCCGGCCTGGTCGATGAAACGGACTTCGATGAAAACAGGCTGGGACGAACCGCCACGGATCTGTTCAAAGAGCTTTTGTCTTCAAGGCCCCAGGGCCCGCATGATCTCGTGGTAGCCCACGGGGATGCCTGCCTGCCGAACTTCATGGCTGACGCGGGTCAGTTCACGGGCTTTGTCGACTGCGGCCGACTCGGCATCAGCGATCGTTTTCAGGACCTGGCACTGGCAGCACGCAGCATCGAGCGCAATCTCGGGCCGGACTGGGTCGCGCCGTTCTTTCGCGAGTATGGGGTCGTGCCTGACGAGCGACGCCTTGCGTTTTACTGCTTGCTGGACGAATTCTTCTGA
- a CDS encoding BrnA antitoxin family protein, whose amino-acid sequence MKGNKRATSTTWVDPDDAPELTDDFFEQADLLKGDKIVKRGRGRPRGTTKTATTVRLDDDVLEALKASGPRWQTRLNVLVRDWLKTHRLDEIEV is encoded by the coding sequence ATGAAAGGGAACAAGCGCGCTACCTCCACCACTTGGGTGGATCCCGATGACGCGCCGGAATTGACCGACGATTTTTTCGAGCAGGCCGACTTGCTGAAGGGGGACAAGATTGTCAAACGAGGGCGCGGCCGGCCGCGCGGTACCACCAAGACTGCCACGACGGTACGCCTCGATGACGATGTCCTCGAAGCGTTGAAGGCAAGCGGACCGCGCTGGCAGACGCGGCTCAATGTGCTGGTCCGCGACTGGCTGAAGACGCACAGGCTCGACGAAATCGAGGTCTGA
- a CDS encoding BrnT family toxin, giving the protein MIIEFDPAKRDRTLGERGLDFARASEVFAGTHFTGEDTRERYPEPRYITVGTLDGRMVVMVWTTRGKARRIISMRKANEREQARYLHHLGGSR; this is encoded by the coding sequence GTGATCATCGAATTCGATCCCGCCAAGCGAGACAGGACCCTTGGCGAACGCGGGCTCGACTTTGCGCGGGCCTCCGAGGTTTTCGCAGGCACGCATTTCACTGGCGAAGACACTCGCGAACGCTATCCCGAGCCACGCTATATCACTGTCGGCACGCTGGATGGCCGCATGGTGGTCATGGTTTGGACCACGCGAGGCAAGGCACGCCGCATCATCAGCATGAGGAAAGCCAATGAAAGGGAACAAGCGCGCTACCTCCACCACTTGGGTGGATCCCGATGA
- a CDS encoding M48 family metallopeptidase: MSRLTLPVLACAALLAGCAGANMESLTQAGGSLFTAATLSDSSVKTLSDQSCAEMDKKNTIAPAGSTYARRLATVMSGLGNTGLPLDAKVYMTKDINAWAMANGCVRVYSGLMDLLSDDEVRGVVGHEIGHVALGHTKAAMQVAYTAAAARGLLGSTGIASLTALSSSQIGALAEQFVNAQFSQRQETAADDYSFDLLTRNGANRQALASAFRKMSQLDGGQSSMLSSHPGSLERAKHIEARLAGGR; the protein is encoded by the coding sequence ATGAGCCGACTGACCCTACCCGTCCTCGCCTGCGCCGCGCTGCTGGCCGGCTGTGCCGGCGCCAACATGGAAAGCCTGACCCAGGCCGGCGGCAGCCTGTTCACCGCCGCCACGCTGTCGGACAGCAGCGTCAAGACGCTGTCTGACCAGTCCTGCGCCGAGATGGACAAGAAGAACACCATCGCACCGGCAGGCAGCACCTACGCGCGCCGGCTGGCCACCGTGATGAGTGGCCTCGGCAACACCGGGCTGCCGCTCGATGCCAAGGTCTACATGACCAAGGACATCAATGCGTGGGCCATGGCCAACGGCTGCGTGCGCGTCTACAGCGGGCTGATGGACCTGCTCAGCGACGACGAGGTGCGTGGCGTGGTCGGCCACGAGATCGGCCATGTGGCGCTGGGCCACACCAAGGCGGCGATGCAGGTGGCCTACACCGCGGCCGCGGCGCGCGGTTTGCTGGGGTCGACCGGCATTGCTTCGCTGACGGCGCTGTCGTCGTCGCAGATCGGCGCGCTGGCCGAGCAGTTCGTCAATGCGCAGTTCTCGCAGCGCCAGGAAACCGCGGCCGACGATTACTCCTTCGACCTGCTGACCAGGAACGGCGCCAACCGCCAGGCGCTGGCATCGGCGTTCCGCAAGATGTCGCAGCTCGATGGCGGACAGTCGAGCATGCTGAGTTCGCACCCGGGTTCGCTCGAGCGCGCCAAGCATATCGAAGCGCGCCTGGCCGGCGGGCGCTGA
- the aspT gene encoding aspartate-alanine antiporter has protein sequence MDWLHEIFQKSPESALFLALAVGYAIGKITFGRFQLGGVAGSLLAAVVISQAGVEIDNGVKAVMFAVFIYAVGYESGPQFFNSLNRSSLREIAMAVFMAVCGLVTVVVLAKLFHLDKGLAAGLAAGGMTQSAIIGTAGDAITKLGLPPDQVKAMQANVAIGYAVTYVFGSLGAIIVCVNILPRFMKTDLKTDAKKVEARLNGGLPQYGPGQRGALPRLVGRLYRVNDASGQTVAQLEMGGEDLVTVEKVQRGGKQIEVTQDLVLQHDDLVLLVGRRDAIVPTAAQIGEEVADADGMGAVMQSRNVVFTAKGMNNKTVAEIVEMVGRDMRHGVYIERIERYDHPLPLLPELKLQHGDVITLYGTPADTRRAAQSAGYELVPSEKTDFVYFGAGVLVGLLVGLLVWRIGSIPLTLGAGGGALLSGLVFGWARSKHKMFGAMPTAACQLLKDFGLAAFVAIVGINSGLQAVTTLRQSGLTIFILGAVVTLLPLFLTMLFGRYVLKYDNAALLAGALSGSRSANPAFGGILDKAESPVPTVPFAITYALANVLLTLLGPLVVGLV, from the coding sequence ATGGATTGGTTGCATGAGATTTTCCAGAAGTCGCCGGAGTCCGCGCTGTTCCTTGCGCTGGCGGTCGGCTACGCGATCGGCAAGATCACCTTCGGGCGTTTCCAGCTGGGCGGCGTGGCCGGCTCGCTGCTGGCCGCGGTGGTGATCAGCCAGGCCGGCGTCGAGATCGACAACGGCGTCAAGGCGGTGATGTTCGCGGTCTTCATCTACGCGGTGGGCTATGAGAGCGGCCCGCAGTTCTTCAACTCGCTGAACCGCAGCTCGCTGCGCGAGATCGCGATGGCGGTGTTCATGGCGGTGTGCGGGCTGGTCACGGTGGTGGTGCTGGCCAAGCTGTTCCATCTCGACAAGGGTCTCGCGGCGGGCCTTGCCGCCGGCGGCATGACGCAGTCGGCGATCATCGGCACTGCGGGCGATGCCATCACCAAGCTGGGGTTGCCGCCCGACCAGGTCAAGGCGATGCAGGCGAACGTCGCGATCGGCTATGCGGTGACCTATGTGTTCGGCTCGCTCGGCGCCATCATCGTCTGCGTCAATATCCTGCCCCGCTTCATGAAGACGGACCTGAAGACCGACGCCAAGAAGGTCGAGGCCAGGCTCAACGGCGGCCTGCCGCAATACGGGCCGGGCCAGCGCGGCGCGCTGCCGCGGCTGGTGGGCCGGCTGTATCGCGTCAACGATGCATCGGGACAGACTGTCGCGCAGCTGGAAATGGGCGGCGAGGACCTGGTCACCGTCGAGAAAGTCCAGCGCGGCGGCAAGCAGATCGAAGTCACGCAGGACCTGGTGCTGCAGCACGACGACCTGGTGCTGCTGGTGGGACGCCGCGATGCCATCGTGCCGACCGCCGCGCAGATCGGCGAGGAAGTGGCCGATGCCGACGGCATGGGCGCGGTGATGCAGTCGCGCAACGTGGTGTTCACCGCCAAGGGCATGAACAACAAGACCGTCGCCGAGATCGTCGAGATGGTCGGGCGCGACATGCGCCATGGCGTCTATATCGAGCGCATCGAGCGCTATGACCACCCGCTGCCGCTGCTGCCCGAGCTGAAGCTGCAGCACGGCGACGTGATCACGCTGTACGGCACCCCGGCCGATACCAGGCGCGCGGCGCAAAGCGCCGGCTACGAGCTGGTGCCGAGCGAGAAGACGGACTTCGTCTACTTCGGCGCCGGCGTGCTGGTGGGCCTGCTGGTGGGCCTGCTGGTCTGGCGCATCGGCTCGATTCCGCTGACGCTGGGCGCCGGCGGCGGCGCGCTGCTGTCCGGGCTGGTGTTCGGCTGGGCCCGCTCCAAGCACAAGATGTTCGGCGCCATGCCGACCGCCGCGTGCCAGCTGCTGAAGGACTTCGGCCTGGCCGCGTTCGTCGCCATCGTCGGCATCAACTCCGGCCTGCAGGCGGTGACCACGCTGCGCCAGAGCGGCCTGACCATCTTCATCCTGGGCGCGGTAGTGACGCTGCTGCCGCTGTTCCTGACCATGCTGTTCGGCCGCTACGTGCTGAAGTACGACAACGCCGCGCTGCTGGCCGGCGCGCTGTCGGGCTCGCGCAGCGCCAACCCCGCCTTCGGCGGCATTCTCGACAAGGCCGAAAGCCCGGTGCCGACGGTGCCGTTCGCCATCACCTACGCGCTCGCCAACGTGCTGCTGACGCTGCTGGGCCCGCTGGTGGTGGGGCTGGTCTAG
- a CDS encoding bifunctional aspartate transaminase/aspartate 4-decarboxylase, translated as MSKFDISKLSSLSPFELKDELIKLASSDAERLMLNAGRGNPNFLATVPRHGFWQLGLFAMRESERSFSYMPEGVGGFPRREGIEERFDLFAREFADTPGVKFLAGAVSYVRDQLGLSAGDFLYEMCEGILACNYPVPDRMLRLSETIVSQYIRKEMIGDHPFIGDFDLFAVEGGTAAMTYLFNTIRENHLLKAGDTIALGMPIFTPYIEIPELNDYQLVELSVDADPDSRWQYSKEQLDKLRDPKVKAFFLVNPSNPPSVRMSDESLEYLASIIEERPDLIILTDDVYGTFADNFVSLFAMCPRNTILVYSFSKYFGATGWRLGVIATHRDNIFDLQIGKLPEATRQELNKRYSSITTEPQKLKFIDRLVADSRTVALNHTAGLSTPQQVQMVLFSLFSLMDTPDHYKNAMKRLIRSRKAALYREIGIAPESDDANAVDYYTLLDLEQLGGKALGPDFVKWVLNSVEPNELLFQLADEAGVVLLPGRGFGTRHPSGRVSLANLNEADYAKIGRSIRKLFEVYVEKYNEVTGSKANKHVVKK; from the coding sequence ATGAGCAAGTTCGATATCTCCAAGCTGTCCAGCCTCTCGCCGTTCGAACTGAAGGATGAACTGATCAAGCTGGCCAGCAGCGACGCCGAGCGCCTGATGCTCAACGCCGGCCGCGGCAATCCCAATTTCCTGGCGACGGTGCCGCGCCACGGCTTCTGGCAACTGGGGCTGTTCGCGATGCGCGAATCGGAGCGCTCGTTCTCGTACATGCCGGAGGGCGTCGGCGGGTTCCCGCGCCGCGAAGGCATCGAGGAGCGCTTCGACCTGTTCGCGCGCGAATTTGCCGACACCCCCGGGGTGAAGTTCCTGGCCGGCGCGGTGTCGTACGTGCGCGACCAGCTCGGCCTGAGCGCGGGCGACTTCCTCTACGAGATGTGCGAAGGCATCCTGGCCTGCAACTACCCGGTGCCCGACCGCATGCTCAGGCTGTCGGAAACCATCGTCAGCCAGTACATCCGCAAGGAGATGATCGGCGACCATCCCTTTATCGGCGACTTCGACCTGTTCGCGGTCGAGGGTGGCACCGCGGCCATGACCTACCTGTTCAACACCATCCGCGAGAACCACCTGCTCAAGGCCGGCGACACCATCGCGCTGGGCATGCCGATCTTCACCCCTTACATCGAGATCCCCGAACTGAACGACTACCAGCTGGTGGAGCTGTCGGTCGACGCCGATCCGGATTCGCGCTGGCAGTACTCGAAAGAGCAGCTCGACAAGCTGCGCGACCCCAAGGTCAAGGCCTTCTTCCTGGTCAACCCGAGCAACCCGCCGTCGGTGCGCATGAGCGACGAGAGCCTGGAATACCTGGCCTCGATCATCGAGGAACGCCCGGACCTGATCATCCTGACCGACGATGTCTACGGCACCTTTGCCGACAACTTCGTCTCGCTGTTCGCGATGTGCCCGCGCAATACCATCCTGGTGTATTCGTTCTCGAAGTACTTCGGCGCGACCGGCTGGCGCCTGGGCGTGATCGCCACCCATCGCGACAATATCTTCGACCTGCAGATCGGCAAGCTGCCGGAAGCCACACGCCAGGAACTGAACAAGCGCTACAGCTCGATCACCACCGAGCCGCAGAAGCTGAAGTTCATCGACCGCCTGGTTGCCGACAGCCGCACCGTGGCGCTGAACCACACCGCCGGCCTGTCGACGCCGCAGCAGGTGCAGATGGTGCTGTTCTCGCTGTTCTCGCTGATGGATACGCCGGACCACTACAAGAACGCGATGAAGCGGCTGATCCGCAGCCGCAAGGCCGCGCTCTACCGCGAGATCGGCATTGCGCCGGAGAGCGACGATGCCAACGCCGTCGACTACTACACGTTGCTCGATCTGGAGCAGCTCGGCGGCAAGGCGCTCGGGCCGGACTTCGTCAAATGGGTGCTGAATTCGGTCGAGCCCAACGAGCTGCTGTTCCAGCTGGCCGACGAGGCCGGCGTGGTGCTGCTGCCGGGTCGCGGCTTCGGCACCCGCCATCCGTCCGGACGCGTGTCGCTGGCCAACCTGAACGAAGCGGACTACGCCAAGATCGGGCGCTCGATCCGCAAGCTGTTCGAGGTCTATGTGGAGAAGTACAACGAGGTCACCGGCAGCAAGGCGAACAAGCACGTGGTGAAAAAGTAA
- the hutG gene encoding N-formylglutamate deformylase — protein MSFSTDTPAFTLHRGTRPLLVSMPHVGTHLPASVSQRLTAEARTVPDTDWHLERLYDFARELGASVLAATHSRYVVDLNRPPDNANLYPGQDTTGLCPVDTFDKTPLYADGNGPDDAEIAARRDAIWRPYHQALAGELARLKAAHGTVALWDAHSIRSVLPRFFDGKLPDFNLGTANGDSCDAALAGQLLEQASAVPGHTAVLNGRFKGGYITRQYGKPADGVHAVQLELSQCAYMSEVYPFAYDEARATALQPALRGMLATVLEFVESR, from the coding sequence ATGTCCTTTTCCACCGATACCCCCGCCTTTACCCTGCACCGGGGCACGCGCCCGCTGCTGGTATCGATGCCGCATGTCGGCACGCACCTGCCCGCATCGGTCTCGCAGCGCCTGACCGCCGAGGCCCGCACCGTGCCCGACACCGACTGGCACCTGGAACGCCTGTACGACTTCGCCCGCGAACTGGGCGCGTCGGTGCTGGCGGCCACGCACTCGCGCTACGTGGTCGATCTGAACCGCCCGCCCGACAATGCCAACCTGTATCCCGGCCAGGACACCACCGGCCTGTGCCCGGTCGATACCTTCGACAAGACGCCGCTCTATGCCGACGGCAACGGTCCCGACGACGCCGAGATCGCCGCGCGCCGCGACGCGATCTGGCGCCCGTACCACCAGGCGCTGGCCGGCGAACTGGCACGGCTGAAGGCCGCGCATGGCACGGTCGCGCTGTGGGATGCGCATTCGATCCGCTCGGTGCTGCCGCGCTTCTTCGACGGCAAGCTGCCCGACTTCAACCTCGGCACCGCCAACGGCGACAGCTGCGACGCCGCGCTCGCCGGCCAGTTGCTGGAGCAGGCCAGTGCGGTGCCGGGCCATACCGCGGTGCTCAACGGGCGCTTCAAGGGTGGCTACATCACGCGGCAATACGGCAAGCCGGCCGACGGCGTGCACGCGGTGCAGCTGGAGCTGTCGCAGTGCGCCTACATGAGCGAGGTGTATCCGTTCGCCTATGACGAGGCGCGCGCCACGGCGCTGCAGCCGGCGCTGCGCGGCATGCTGGCGACGGTGCTGGAATTCGTCGAGTCGCGCTGA
- a CDS encoding formimidoylglutamate deiminase, with protein MSGTQLFAPFALLPDGWARDVLLAWDEHGRFTAVQPGAAPAAGVPQAAGPVLPGMPNLHSHAFQRGFAGLTEFRSRPQGDDPAGADSFWSWRTLMYRFAQRLSPDTLEAVATQLYIEMLRAGYTSVCEFHYVHHDEGGRPYADAAEMSLRLLRAAQRTGIGMTLLPVLYQSAGFGGQPPLEGQRRFLHDTDAMLKLLERLQPACAQAGARLGLAPHSLRAVPEASLLHALAGLRAIDAQAPVHIHIAEQQKEVDDCIAWSGTRPVTWLFDHVEVDARWCLVHATHMDWDERRRLAHSGAVAGICPTTEANLGDGVFEAAPYLAQQGAWGIGSDSHASVSVAEELRLFEYGQRLGLQRRNVLASDTHAQVADRLYLEAVAGGARAAGRAVAGLAAGQQADFVVLDGAHPTLAGLDGPQALATHVFACHGHETLAEVRTAGRSRVQHGAHPLQAEAGRLFIAARASLLAD; from the coding sequence ATGAGCGGCACGCAACTGTTCGCGCCGTTTGCGCTGCTGCCGGACGGCTGGGCCCGCGACGTGCTGCTGGCATGGGACGAGCACGGCCGCTTCACCGCCGTGCAGCCGGGCGCGGCGCCCGCCGCCGGCGTGCCGCAGGCGGCGGGCCCGGTGCTGCCGGGCATGCCCAACCTGCATTCGCATGCGTTCCAGCGTGGCTTTGCCGGCCTGACCGAATTCCGCAGCCGCCCGCAGGGCGACGATCCGGCCGGCGCCGATTCGTTCTGGAGCTGGCGCACGCTGATGTACCGCTTCGCGCAGCGGCTCTCGCCCGACACGCTGGAAGCGGTCGCGACCCAGCTCTATATCGAGATGCTGCGCGCCGGCTACACCAGCGTGTGCGAGTTCCACTACGTGCATCACGACGAAGGCGGCAGGCCCTATGCCGATGCCGCCGAGATGTCGCTGCGGCTGCTGCGCGCGGCGCAGCGCACCGGCATCGGCATGACGCTGCTGCCGGTGCTGTACCAGAGCGCTGGCTTTGGCGGCCAGCCGCCGCTGGAAGGTCAGCGGCGCTTCCTGCACGACACCGATGCGATGCTGAAGCTGCTGGAACGGCTGCAGCCCGCGTGCGCGCAGGCCGGCGCACGCCTCGGGCTGGCACCGCACTCGCTGCGCGCGGTGCCGGAGGCAAGCCTGCTGCATGCGCTGGCGGGACTGCGCGCGATCGACGCGCAGGCGCCGGTCCATATCCATATCGCCGAGCAGCAGAAGGAGGTCGACGACTGCATCGCCTGGTCGGGCACGCGGCCGGTGACGTGGCTGTTCGACCATGTCGAAGTCGATGCGCGCTGGTGCCTGGTGCACGCCACCCATATGGACTGGGACGAGCGCCGGCGCCTGGCGCATAGCGGCGCGGTGGCCGGCATCTGCCCGACCACCGAGGCCAACCTGGGCGACGGCGTGTTCGAGGCCGCGCCCTACCTGGCGCAGCAGGGCGCATGGGGTATCGGCTCGGACAGCCATGCCAGCGTCAGCGTGGCGGAGGAGCTGCGGCTGTTCGAATACGGGCAGCGGCTTGGCCTGCAGCGTCGCAACGTGCTGGCATCCGACACGCACGCGCAAGTGGCCGATCGCCTGTACCTGGAAGCGGTGGCCGGCGGCGCACGCGCAGCGGGTCGCGCGGTGGCCGGACTGGCAGCAGGCCAGCAGGCCGACTTCGTCGTGCTGGACGGCGCGCATCCGACGCTGGCGGGCCTTGACGGGCCCCAGGCACTGGCCACGCACGTGTTCGCCTGCCACGGCCATGAGACACTAGCGGAAGTCCGCACCGCCGGCCGCAGCCGCGTGCAGCATGGCGCGCATCCGCTGCAGGCGGAAGCCGGGCGCCTGTTTATCGCGGCGCGCGCCAGCCTGCTGGCTGACTGA
- the hutI gene encoding imidazolonepropionase → MTLTYASAAPSADGVWHNCHLLPDADPAQAVRDAALVVEHGRIAWLGAAADLPEAWRGAPRHDANGAWITPGLVDCHTHLVYGGQRADEFAMRLAGAGYEEIARAGGGIVSTVRATRAADEDALFAQAAARLQPLLAEGVTAIEIKSGYGLNLEAERKQLRVARRLGEHFGISVYTTFLGAHALPPEYAGRADDYIELVCNTMLPALAEEGLVDAVDAFCESIGFSIAQTERVFDAAARHGLRVKLHAEQLSNLGGAALAARHRALSADHLEHLDEAGVAAMAEAGTVAVLLPGAYYFLRDTKLPPIALLRQYGVPMAISTDHNPGTSPVTSLLLMMNMACTLFRLTVPEALAGVTAHAARALGAADRHGRLAVGRVADFALWRIDSPAELAYWFGRNPVATVVRQGRVHACAGATA, encoded by the coding sequence ATGACGCTGACCTATGCATCCGCCGCGCCCAGCGCGGACGGTGTCTGGCACAACTGCCACCTGCTGCCCGACGCCGATCCCGCACAGGCGGTCCGCGATGCCGCGCTGGTGGTCGAGCACGGACGCATCGCCTGGCTCGGTGCGGCAGCGGACCTGCCCGAAGCCTGGCGCGGTGCGCCGCGCCATGACGCTAACGGCGCCTGGATCACGCCGGGGCTGGTCGACTGCCACACGCACCTGGTCTACGGCGGCCAGCGCGCCGACGAATTCGCGATGCGCCTGGCCGGTGCCGGCTATGAAGAGATCGCGCGCGCCGGCGGCGGCATCGTCTCGACGGTGCGCGCCACGCGCGCTGCCGACGAAGACGCGCTGTTCGCGCAGGCCGCGGCGCGCTTGCAGCCGCTGCTGGCCGAGGGTGTCACCGCCATCGAGATCAAGTCCGGCTATGGCCTGAACCTGGAAGCGGAGCGCAAGCAGCTGCGCGTGGCGCGCCGGCTGGGCGAGCATTTCGGCATCTCGGTCTACACCACCTTCCTCGGCGCACATGCGCTGCCGCCGGAATACGCGGGCCGGGCCGACGACTATATCGAGCTGGTCTGCAACACCATGCTGCCGGCGCTGGCCGAAGAGGGCCTGGTCGATGCCGTCGATGCCTTCTGCGAGTCGATCGGTTTCTCGATCGCGCAGACCGAGCGTGTGTTCGACGCCGCCGCGCGCCATGGGCTGCGCGTCAAGCTGCATGCGGAGCAGCTCAGCAACCTGGGCGGAGCCGCGCTGGCGGCACGCCATCGCGCGCTCTCGGCCGACCATCTCGAGCATCTCGACGAGGCGGGCGTGGCCGCGATGGCCGAAGCCGGCACGGTCGCGGTGCTGTTGCCGGGCGCCTACTACTTCCTGCGCGACACCAAGCTGCCGCCGATCGCGCTGCTGCGCCAGTACGGCGTGCCGATGGCGATCTCCACCGACCATAACCCCGGCACCTCACCGGTGACCTCGCTGCTGCTGATGATGAATATGGCCTGCACGCTGTTCCGCCTGACGGTGCCCGAAGCGCTGGCCGGCGTCACCGCGCACGCGGCGCGCGCGCTGGGCGCCGCCGATCGCCATGGGCGCCTGGCGGTGGGACGGGTCGCCGATTTCGCGCTGTGGCGCATCGATTCTCCCGCCGAGCTGGCCTACTGGTTCGGCCGCAATCCGGTCGCGACGGTGGTGCGCCAGGGGCGCGTGCATGCCTGCGCGGGAGCCACGGCATGA
- a CDS encoding HutD family protein, which produces MSPALIQSFTLADIAPTRWKNGGGNTREIAVWPPGAGMDDFVWRLSVADIERDGPFSAFPGIDRQIVLLDGAGVTLRADDGSFSHRLAGVGEPFAFSGDTSLQATLLDGATRDFNVMTRRGHCRARVEAFRAGFAVSTGSHTLCLLAVNGAWQAKDAATLLQAGDGLLAGPAASASCVAFEPAGDAALCLCVTLEMEPAQ; this is translated from the coding sequence ATGAGCCCGGCGCTGATTCAATCCTTCACGCTGGCCGATATCGCACCCACGCGCTGGAAGAACGGCGGCGGCAACACGCGCGAGATCGCGGTGTGGCCGCCGGGTGCCGGCATGGATGACTTCGTCTGGCGCCTGAGCGTGGCCGATATCGAACGCGATGGCCCGTTCTCGGCGTTCCCGGGCATCGATCGCCAGATCGTGCTGCTCGACGGCGCGGGCGTGACCTTGCGCGCTGACGACGGCAGCTTCAGCCATCGCCTGGCCGGCGTCGGCGAGCCGTTCGCGTTTTCCGGCGATACCAGCCTGCAGGCGACGCTGCTCGATGGCGCCACGCGCGACTTCAACGTGATGACGCGGCGCGGACACTGCCGCGCGCGCGTCGAAGCGTTCCGCGCAGGGTTTGCGGTCAGCACTGGCAGCCACACGCTGTGCCTGCTGGCCGTCAACGGTGCCTGGCAGGCGAAAGATGCCGCCACGCTGCTGCAAGCGGGCGACGGCCTGCTCGCTGGCCCGGCCGCGTCCGCATCTTGCGTTGCGTTTGAACCCGCTGGTGATGCGGCGCTGTGTCTGTGCGTCACCCTGGAAATGGAGCCCGCTCAATGA